The nucleotide sequence CACAATGAGATTCACAAGAGCAGTCACCACAAACTCTAAGTAAAGCTCCGGTTCTTCCTACCCCTGTTTGCACTTCATCAGCTATAAACAATACACCATGCTTTTGGCAAATTTCCTTAGCAGCTTTTATGTATCCTTCATCAGGCACAAAAACCCCTGCTTCTCCTTGAATAGGTTCCACCAAAAACCCGGCTACATTCTCGCCTTGAACAGCTCTTTCTAGTTCCTCCAAATCATTGTAAGGAATCCGTGTGAACCCAGGAGTGAAAGGGCCAAAGTTTTTGTTTGCAACTGGATCATTAGAAAATGAAACAATTGTAGTTGTTCTGCCATGGAAATTGTTATCACAAACAATTATTTGAGCTTTATTTTCAGCGATACCTTTTTTCTCATAGGCCCATTTTCTGCACAACTTGATCGCTGTTTCTACAGCTTCTGCTCCTGTATTCATAGGGAGTACCTTATCAAAACCGAAATACTCAGTTATGAACTTTTCATAAGGTCCTAGTGCATCATTATAAAATGCTCTGGATGTCAGCGTAAGAGTTTCAGCTTGCTTAGCCATTGCGCCAACTATTGCTGGGTGGCAATGCCCCTGATTTACGGCAGAATATGCAGAAAGAAAATCATAGTATTGCTTACCTTCAACATCCCAAACATGAACTCCATTACCTTTTGCAAGCACTACTGGAAGAGGATGGTAATTATGTGCACCATGCTTATCTTCCAATTTCATCAATTCCTCACTTGTCAGTGTCTTGTTTTCTGTCATATATTTTACCGTTTGTATCTTCACCACAAGATTAACAATTTAACTGCGTAGGCACAATTTGAAAGAGGAAAAGGAATCAGCGGATTATTACTTTAATGAGGCAGGCTTAATGGTTTTTACGAAGGAATTCCACCTGAAACGAGGCTATTGTTGTGGAAATGCTTGTCTACATTGTCCATATAGTCATGAAAATGTTAAACAATAGTTTGCATATTGAATTCAAATCCCGATATTTGCACTCCATTTTTGAAAACGGGATAGAAAGATGTCAAAAGTTTGCGATATAACTGGTAAAAGGCCACAGGTAGGAAACAACGTTTCTCACGCTAATAATAAAACGAAAAGAAGGTTCAATCCGAATCTTCAGAAGAAGCGATTCTACATCCCTGAAGAGGATAAGTGGATCACACTGAAAGTGTCTACTTCTGCAATTAGAACAATCAATAAGAATGGTATCACTGCGGTGCTAAAGAAAGCAAGAGCAAACGGGATGGTGATCAATTAATATTGATTTAAAAGAAATTCAAACCCTGACGATATCGTCAGGGTTTTTTTTGCTCTTTTTTAACCTAATTCCCATCCATATAATCATTATGCCGATATTGGATTGCTATGATTGTAGTCGGTTATATCCTGACTATATTTATTGTTCCAAAATTTGAATAACATGATGAAGAAGTTTTTTTCCTTGATTTTAGTTTTTCTCTCAATAGGATCATTTGCACAAAATGAACCCGATGATTTTTTAACTAGTACATTCCATAAAGAGCGAAGAACATTGGCTCGAGAGAAAATGCCTACAAATTCTGTTGCCGTGTTTTTTGCTAATCCAGTAAGAAATCGAGCCAATGATGTTGACTTCATTTATCATCAGGATCCAAATTTCTATTATTTATCAGGTTACAAAGAGCCGCATGCTGTTTTAATGATTTTTAAAGATGAGCAAGAAGGTCCTGAGGGTAACTTCAATGAAATAATATTCATTCAACCGAGAAATGCAATGGCTGAGATGTGGACTGGCAGAAGGATGGGGATAGCTGGGGTAAAAGAAAAATTAGAATTTAATCAGGCATTCAATAATACTGATTTTGATGACTATAATATTGATTTTTCAACATTTGATAAAGTTCTTTTTTATGATTTTTTCGATGATGTAAGGGATACGCAAACAGAAGGAGATCTATATGACCTGATCGCTTCTTTCAAACAAAAGGCTGGTTATCCTACCGAAGGTGATTTAACTATTGAGTCAGCGGCGAATAATCTTGATATGGAAACATTGGATCAAATTATGAAAGATTTGAGGGGTATCAAGACGGAAGCTGAAATTGACTTATTGCGTAAAGCTGTAGACATCTCATGTATTGGTCAGGCGGAGGTAATGAAAGCGATGCGACCAGGGATGAGTGAGAGAGAGGTTCAAGGCATTCATGAATTTGTATTTAAAAAGTATCAAGCAGAATATGAAGGCTATCCTTCCATTGTAGGGGAAGGAAATAACGGTTGTATTCTTCATTACATAGAAAACTACAAGCCTGAAATAAACAGTGATAAGATGATTTTAATGGACCTGGGTGCAGAATATCATGGATACACTGCTGATGTGACCAGAACTATTCCGGTCGATGGAAAATTCTCTAAAGAAGAGAAAGCAATTTACGATTTGGTATATAAAGCCCAAGATGAGGCGATTAAAGCAGCTAAGCCAGGCGTGAATGTTAGAAGGGATTTGGACGCTGGAATCGCGAGAAAGATTATTAACGAGGGCTTGGTAGAACTTGGAATAATTGAAAGTGTAGATGAGCGTCACCTTTACTATCCGCATGGGCTTGGGCATCATATCGGTCTTGACGTACACGATAAAGGAAATTATGAGTTTCTGGAGGCTGGAATGGCCATCACAATTGAGCCAGGAATATACATTCCAGAAGGCGCTAAATGCGATGAAAAATGGTGGGGTATAGCAGTAAGAATTGAAGATTGCATACTTATCACAGAAGATGGGAATGAGCTTCTTTCAGATTTGGCTCCTAGAAAAAGTGATGAAATCGAAAAGTTGATGAAGCAATCAAGTCCTTTAGATTCTTTTGTTCTTCCAGACTTAGAAAAAGGTAAATAATTTGTAAGAGAGGAGTGAGTAAATTTTAGCAGAACTAACATTTTTAAAATCAACTAATTCAACTACATTTGCACTCCTTTTTGGAAAAGACAAAATAAAATGGCGAAGAAAGGTAATAGAGTTCAAGTAATACTGGAATGTACGGAGCATAAGCAAAGTGGCCTTGCGGGTACTAGTAGATACATTACAACAAAGAATAGAAAAAATACTCCAGATCGAATTGAGTTGAAGAAATACAATTCGATCATGAGAAAGTATACTTTACACAAAGAAATTAAGTAACCATGGCAAAGAAAGTAGTAGCAACTCTTAAGCAACCCGGTGGAGCGAAGTACGCTAAAGTGATCAAAGCGATCAAAGGAGATAACGGATCTTACACTTACCGAGAAGAAATGGTTCTTGAAGGTGATGTAAAAGACACTTTAGCGAAGTAAAAAATTAAATCCTAAAAGAAGGGAAGGCCGCTCCGACAAACATGTCAGGGTGGCTTTTTTTGTATTTACCACCTCTTAATCCAGACCAATAATGGGACTAAAAAGTTTTTTCTCCAAAGACAAAAAAGAGTCGCTCGATAAAGGGCTTGAAAAGTCAAAACAAAACTTTTTTACTAAACTCAATAAAGCAGTAGTTGGAAAATCCACTGTTGATGCTGATGTTCTGGACGAATTGGAAGAAATACTCATTACGTCTGATGTAGGTGTTGAAACTACGGTGAAAATTATTGATCGAATTGAAGATCGTGTGGCCAAGGATAAATACTTAAATGCATCGGAGTTGAATCAAATTCTTAGGGAGGAGATTGCTTCTTTGCTTTCGGAAAACAATACTAAAGATCTTGTCGATTTTGATCTGCCTAGCGTAGACGGACCCTATGTCATTTTAGTAGTGGGTGTAAATGGAGTGGGTAAAACTACAACAATAGGTAAGCTTGCTGCTCAGTTTAAGTCTTTGGGTAAGAATGTGATTTTGGGAGCAGCAGACACATTTAGGGCAGCAGCAGTAGATCAGCTTATTATGTGGGGAGAAAAAGTCGGAGTACCCGTAGTTTCCAAAGGAATGAATACGGATCCCGCAGCTGTAGCGTTTGAAGCAGCAAAGAGAGGTAAGGAGGAAAATGCCGATGTTGTCATTATTGATACTGCTGGGAGATTACATACAAAAGTGAATTTGATGAATGAGCTTTCTAAGATTAAAAATGTAGTTCAAAAATTCATTCCAGAGGCACCTCATGATGTGATGCTTGTGCTTGATGGAAGTACAGGACAAAATGCCTTTATTCAGGCAAAAGAATTTACGAAGGCTACAGAAGTTTCATCATTGGCTGTTACCAAGCTTGATGGTACGGCAAAGGGTGGAGTAGTTATTGGCATATCAGATCAATTTAAAATCCCAGTAAAATACATAGGCGTTGGAGAGAAGGTAGAAGACCTACAGGTATTCAATAAGACTGAATTTGTTGATTCCTTTTTCAAGAATTAGCGGTTACTTTGAACACAATGAAAAAGCCAGCCTTCTTTTTCACATTTGTTTTACTCTCTATTTCTGTTTTTTCTCAGAATCAATCAATAGCAGATAGTCTCTATACCGTTATTCAGAAAATAGATGAAGACGATACATCACGTCTTCGATTACTTGTTTGGATCACGCAAAATGAAAATGTGCCTGAGAAAAGAAGAGAAATAGCAGAAGAGCTACTAAAGTCTGCTGAAGAGGTTAATAATAAAAAATATATGCATCATGCATATATCCAAATTGGTCAGGTGCATCGTATTCAAGGAAATTTTGATTCTGCAATTGAGGACTTGATGAAGGCTCGGCAATATTCCGAAGAAGCGAATTATCACCGAGGCATTATAGCTTCTACTACGGCTCTGGCTGATGCATATTCACTGTTAGGCAATTACGATGCTGCAATTGAGTACTACAGAAAAAGTATTCTAGAGATGAATGAAGCAGACAGCTCACTATTGGCAGTGACCCTTCTCAACTTAGGTGATACGTATTATATGACAAAGCAATTTGATTCGGCACTCTACCATTTTGAGAGCTCCAAATTAATTTATGAACAGATAGGAAATAGTCCATCTGGAATAGCTTATAATCTTGGTAACATAGGACTAGTACAAGCTGAATTAGGTAAAATGCAAGAGGCAGAATCTAACATAGCGCTTTCTATTGAAGCTCTGGAAGAGCTCGGAGATCACTATGGAAGTTGTATTTTCCTAGGCTACATGTCAGATATTTATCTAAATAATGGCTATAAGGATGAGGCAAGAACCTTTGCGGATTCATGTATGCGAATTGGAACACGATTCGGATTGAAAACAGAGATACGAGATAACCTTCTTAGACTTTCGAACATTGCGGAACAACAAAACGATTATGTATCAGCATATAGATATCATAAAAGATATTTGAATTTAAAGGATAGTATATCAAATGACGAAGTTTTTTCAAGAATCAAAGGCCTAGAGAGTGCTTATGAACTATCTCAAAAACAGGCTGAAGTAGATCTTCTCAAAGCGCAAAGAAAGAATCAACAGTCAGTAATTGTGACAGCCACGGTTGTGGTTTTTGCATTTGCTATTCTTGTCATCGTGATTTTTGTCTATTACAGATCGAAAATCAAAATCAATCGGGTCCTTAAAAGACAAACAGTTTCGCTGGAGAGACTCAACGAGACAAAAGATAAATTTTTCTCAATTATTTCGCATGACTTAAGAGGACCTGTGAGCTCATTATTTGGTGTCAGTCAATTGATCCGACATTTTGTGAAAGCGAAGAACACTGACCAACTGCTAGATATGGCCGATCACATGGAAACATCTGTTGAACGTCTCTCAAACCTACTAGATAACTTGCTTAATTGGGCCCTACAACAACAAGGTCATTTTCCGAATGTCCCGGAGAAAGTGAATGTAACAGAAATGATAGATGAGATCTTGGAAATGTTCTCAAATATGGCTTCAGGTAAGCTTCTTGAAATGACATCCTCTATTTCTCAACCAATTTATTTGTGGGTAGATCGCAATAGTGTTCATACTATATTTAGAAATCTCATCAATAATTCGATCAAGTTTACAGACAAAGAAGGTTATGTGGAAGTAAGCGCTTCAATGGATAAAGCGAGTGCAATTATTTCTATAAAAGATAATGGTGTTGGAATACCAAGTGATAAACTTGCAAGCCTTTTTAAGCTCAACGAGAAAAGTTCAACATACGGCACTGCTGGTGAAAAAGGACTTGGATTAGGCCTCCAACTTGTTCAGGAGTTTGTTGAAATGAATAATGGTAGAATGGAGGTGGAGAGTAATGGAGAAAAAGGAACAGTTTTTAGTTTAACGCTTCCTCTATTTGAAAACCAAACTATTGAAGTAGATTCAAAAGTCCACGTCTAATTCAGCTTTCACTCACTTAAAACCCTATCTATTGCGGATTTAAGTTTTTCACTACTGAAATCTACCTTTCTTAGATACTTATCTATTTTTAAGATCTTCTCTTTTGTCGGTTGATTTACATGTGCTGAGATCATTACGATTTTTGGTTTCTTATCGAGTGTATCTAATGTTTCAAAACCATCTAGGTATGGCATTTCCAGATCAATCAACAAGAGGTCTGGTTTATGCTTCACCACTTGCATTATTCCATCAACGGGGTTTTCAAAAGCTCCTAGAAGCTCCATTTCATCATATTCTTCAAAATATGATTTGATCAATTGGAGAAAAAGAGTGTCATCATCAATGGCAATACAGGTGATCATCTTAGCTGGTTAAATATGAAGACGAATGTAAGAATGATTTTCTCAATCAACAACCGGAGATCCTCCAACAATCTGCTTGGATTGCACTTCTTTCAATGATTCTGGAGTCATACGGAAAGAAAAATTAGCAAAATCCCTGCTGACCTTTACTTCAGAACAAATTCCGTTTGTATAGGTATAGATATTCTCTCCATCTGGTGATTCCATTTCATACTGATGCTCACCTATTTTCGTAAATGCAAGGTAGTCACCAAATTGAGGTGAAAAGACATGTTGTCCATTCTGAGGCTCTTCAAAATAGACAGTGGCTACTGAATATTCAATGATTTCATGGATGTTTGATCGGGATCCGTTTAAATCCAGCGTATATTTTTCTCCATCGAACCAAATGGTTGATTTTTTCTGTGTAGACCCATTCAACATATTGTGAGTGTATTCCTTAATTAGTTTTCCGTATTTATACTCACTTGTAGATTCATAGTCTATTGTAAAGGAGAATAAAACTTTAAAGATGACTTTACTGTCGATTTCATAATAGACACGATTTTCAGATAAAGATCGCTTCACTGTCATGTCTCCAAGTTTCTTACTTCCCTTGACTACATCATAGTGCAATGTCTGGCCTGTAGCATATTGGCAAATAATCAAAAGAAATAATATGGTAATGGAACTTCTCAATGCGTTGAAATCATTAGCTTAATGACAGGAAAAAAATCAATTGGTTTCAACATCCAAGATAAATTAAAAACATTCAACCTATGCGCTTAAAAAAAGTTAGTTTCAAAAATTCAGATGGACAAGAACTTTCCGGCAGACTCGATTTCCCCTTAATTGGCAGTCCCAAAGCTTACGTATTGTTTGCGCACTGTTTTACGTGTTCGAAAAACCTTAAATCGGTTGATCATGTAAGTCAGGCTTTTACGCAACAAGGAATGGCGATTCTCCGATTTGATTTTACTGGATTAGGACAGAGTAAAGGAGACTTTGCAGACACCAATTTCTCTTCAAACATCTCTGACCTAAAGGATGCTTATCATTTTTTGGAGGAAAACTATGAGGCGCCCCAAATCATGGTTGGCCACTCTCTTGGTGGGGCGGCAGTATTACATGTCTCAGGTGAATTAGAAAATGTGAAGGCCGTAGCTACTATTGGTGCCCCGTCTACTCCCGATCATGTTGCTCATCTTTTGGATAGCGGTCGAAAGGAGCTAGAGGAAAAAGGAGAAGCGACTGTGAATATTGGAGGTCGATCATTCAAAATGAAAAAACAATTTTTAGACGATATTGAAGGAGACCGAGGGGGGGCAATAAAAAACCTGGGGAAATCGCTGCTTATCATTCACTCCCCGCAAGACAGTATAGTAGGTATCGAGAATGCGCAAGAAATCTACATTGAAGCGCAGCATCCCAAAAGTTTTGTTTCGCTAGATGGAGGTGATCATTTGATGACAAAAGAAGCAGATGCAAAATATGCGGGTATGATGATAGCCAATTGGGCGGATAGATACTTAGATAAAAACATCTCCGAAGAAGCTCCAGAAGGAGAAGTGTTGATTCGCTTAGGCGAAAAAGGATATACAACAGAAGTGATTGCGGGAAAACATCTAATGGTTGCGGATGAACCACCAAGTGTAGGAGGAGATGACAATGGCCCAACTCCGTACGGTTATTTGTTGGCAGGCCTAGGGGCGTGTACCGCGATGACTTTGAGGATGTATGCGGATTTTAAGAAAATTGATTTAAAAGAAGTGGAAGTGAAACTTACTCATGACAAGATCCACAAAGTAGACGGTGAAAACAGCGAGAGCAGTACAGGAAAGATTGATCAGATTACTCGAAAAATAAAAGTGACTGGCGATTTAACAGACGAACAACACAAAAGGCTTATTGAGATCGCAGATAGATGCCCAGTACACAAAACACTTGAAGGAAAGCCGGAAATCATCACAGAAGAGAGTTTTGAATAAATTTTATGGAATGTTAAACGTAGATGCATCTAAATGATAAAATTAGCATTATGAAAAATTTATTAGTCGCATTTTTATTTATTGTGAGCCTTGGAACGATGGCCCAGACAAAAGATAAGGTTCGCTCGATCGAAGTAAAAGGAAGCAGTGAAATTGAAATTACACCGGATGAAATCTTCTTAAGAATTACATTGAAAGAATATAAAAAGGGAGGTAATAAGATTGATTTAAACAAATTAGAATCCGAATTGGTAAGATCAGTTAAAAAGTTAGGTGTCCCAGAGCAGAACTTACGTGTTGAAAATATTAACGGATATAACTGGAATTGGAGAAAGAAAAAGGCGGACGATTTTTTAGGAAGCAAGAGCTTTATCTTGCAAGTAAGTGATCTAAAAAAGATGAACAACTTGGTTGACATGCTGGATTCGGAAGGATTGAATAATGTGAATGTTCAATCTTATTCTCATAGTGACATTGAGGAGTATAGAAAAAAAGTAAAGGTTGGAGCTATGAAAGCAGCAAAAGAAAAAGCAACCTACTTACTTGAAAGTGTTGATGCTGAATTGGGCAGTCTTCTTGAAGTACAAGAAATTGACTATGGCTATCAAGCCCCCATGATGAGCATGAGATCTAATATGGCTTTGGCAGAATCAGATGTTTCTGGATACCAATCTGAAGTGGAGTTCATGAAGATAAAAGTGAGAGCAGAGATTCGGGTAGTTTTTGAGATAAAGTGATTAAATACTATTGAGGCTATTTAACTAGCTACCAACTAAAAATCCGTATCTTGAAGTTCACCCTGAATTATTCGTCATGAAAAAACTGATCACACTTTTAATGCTATTCCCACTCTTTTCCAACGCACAGTGGACAGCCGCTTCACGTATGTCTTCTGGAAAAGGTGAAACAATTGTCACAAATTTTATAAGAGGATATGTAGAGTTGAACAGTGGAACTCGTAAAGAAGGGGAGATCCAACTAAAGGTTTTGAATGGGGATACAGTAGAAATTCGAATAAAGCCAAATGGTGGGAAAAAGGAAAAATATGCGAGAGATCAAGTGGCGAAATTCTACGGAATAATCCTCCTGAAGGATGTGAAGAATGATTTTAAGAAGCCGTTCAAAAACTTCCATTCGGGGAAGGTTTTTCTGGAAAATGGTGAGGAAAAATCCGGAAAAATAGCAATGAGAGTAAGGGAGGCTGCTGAGCATGACGGGACTAAAATTTATGGACCCGTAGGAGTAAAATATGCGAATGAGAATGATGAAGTTACTATTCATATGGCTGCCAATAGTCAGATTGTATATGTCATTCAAACCATCAATGGAACTGATAATCATTACATCAAAGTAGGAAGACAGTTTGTTTCTGTTGGCAATCCGACTGGGAGATTCAGCTATTTCAAGAATCCTAAGCCAACCCATGTACGAGAAGGGACTACAAACTTCACTAAGACAGCAATCCAAGAAGTGGGTGAGGAGGTAGCAGAAGAAGCGGCTGAAGCTGCCGCAAGGAGAAGTCTAAAAGAAAGCCAAAAAAGAGGTGACGATTTTGGGGAATCTATTGGTAACGCAACAGTGGCCGCCATGAACACTGCTAAAGAAGTGAATGAGTTATTCACTCCAGATGAGGATGGAGCCATCTATTTTGAGGAGTATTACATTGTTGACAATACAAATTTGACTCGAAGTATTGTATACAAAAAAAATGTAGATGAAGTGCTTTATTCCTTGCTGGAAGGATGTGGTGTTGATGATCAGATTCCAGATGTCACTAATGGCATCAAAGAACTCACAGAAGTTATGGTTTTCTTGGAGGAGAGTATTTGCGATCAATGATTATGGATTCTCTTGATTTACGTCACAGAGAAATGAGATGACTATGCTCGGGCAATTGGAGAATTACAATAAACTTGCGTTTTTGATAATTTCGTCAAAAATCCGTTTGACTTGTGAGTCTCCATATCCATAGATGGGTGCCCTTTTATTAAACTCTTGAAAGATCACTCCAAAATCTCTGGTAGACTTCTCTTTCATTATGTCGAGGACTAATTGCTCCGGTTGGCCCAGTTTGTCCTCACTCGGAATTCTGTCAAAATGAGCTTCAATAGCTTTCATCACAAAGGGAAAATCGGCATGCATTTGTACTCCCAATTTTAGAAGTCTTTCAATGTCATTACCTCTATAGGCAAACCATAGAATTGCAAATTGATTGACGTTGATTTTAGTTAAAGTTCTCCTTTCATTAAAGGTGGGTATTAGTTCTCCTTTGTCCAATCCTCCAAATCCATACCTCAATGAATTTTTAGGTATCACGAGGGATACTTGAATATTTTTTAGGTAGAGTAAACTGCATACAAACCATAAATTGACCTGACAGAATAGGTCTTCTTCAAACCAAAGGTTTACGTCACCATTTTCTAGACCTGCAATTTTCTGAAATTCAGGTGATACATGCTTATGGTAATCACTATGAGCGTAAGTCTGATCAATAAAGCCTGCCCTTAGCTTGAGCAGCTCTTCCAGTTCTTTAGCTTGAACAGGCCCCTCTACTAAACATTCTCTGGCAATAATGATTTCTCCTGGAAGGTGATCCACAGGAAACTGCTCTTTGAGCGCATCACCATTGAGAATGTGGTAGGTTTTCAAGATTATTAGTTTTGAGTTTCCAGCTCTTCCGTATTTATTTCTGATTCGTTTTCCTCTTTCTTAAAATATCTTTTTTGGAAGATGATAATAAAGCAAATAGCTGTAAAAATTGATGCATCTGCAATATTAAAGACAGGCCACAGAGCCATGTAGTCTCCTCCTAGTAATGGCAACCAACTTGGTAAATAGCCTTCCCAGATATCAATGTAGAACATGTCAATTACTTGCCCATGAAACCAAGGTGTTGGTGCATCAAATGGTGCATTATCAAACCAAATTCCATAAAAAATCGAGTCAATGAGGTTGCCAATAGCACCGCCAAGAATCAAAGCAATACAAATGATCAGTCCAGCATTCATCTGCTTTTTGATCAGACTGTAGAGGTAGTAACCAATAGCGAACATAGCACCGATTCTGAACACAGTAAGGACAAGTTTGCCATATTCAAAATTCAGTTTCATACCAAACGCCATACCGGGATTGGTGAGATAATGTAGTTTAAACCAACTACCGAAAATCATAATTTGACCCTTAGTGCCCATGTCCATATTATAGTACACGACCATTTTTACGATCTGATCCACCAAAATAACTAAGAAGCTTATGAGGAAATATTTCAGTATCTGGTTTTTCATTTAATTAGCTACTTCTATTTGAACATTTATTTCAATCCCGTCAATATCGAATTTTTCAGCTCCATTCACTTCTGTTGCTTGAAGAGCAACAGCTTGCGTCTCAGTTTTGATATACTCTGAAAAATCCACGAGAGCAGTTTTTAGTAGGTCATCCGAAGTGTGATAGCTTATGGCAATTTTATCCTGAACCTCAAGCCCTTTATCTTTTCTTAGATTCTGAATTCTATTCACAACATCT is from Marinobacter alexandrii and encodes:
- a CDS encoding DUF1835 domain-containing protein, which produces MKTYHILNGDALKEQFPVDHLPGEIIIARECLVEGPVQAKELEELLKLRAGFIDQTYAHSDYHKHVSPEFQKIAGLENGDVNLWFEEDLFCQVNLWFVCSLLYLKNIQVSLVIPKNSLRYGFGGLDKGELIPTFNERRTLTKINVNQFAILWFAYRGNDIERLLKLGVQMHADFPFVMKAIEAHFDRIPSEDKLGQPEQLVLDIMKEKSTRDFGVIFQEFNKRAPIYGYGDSQVKRIFDEIIKNASLL
- a CDS encoding lipoprotein signal peptidase, which produces MKNQILKYFLISFLVILVDQIVKMVVYYNMDMGTKGQIMIFGSWFKLHYLTNPGMAFGMKLNFEYGKLVLTVFRIGAMFAIGYYLYSLIKKQMNAGLIICIALILGGAIGNLIDSIFYGIWFDNAPFDAPTPWFHGQVIDMFYIDIWEGYLPSWLPLLGGDYMALWPVFNIADASIFTAICFIIIFQKRYFKKEENESEINTEELETQN